A window of the Rhizobium brockwellii genome harbors these coding sequences:
- the rnc gene encoding ribonuclease III, with amino-acid sequence MSKAQTLSAADRAKLEGLIGHDFAEKERLDRALTHASARTEKGGNYERLEFLGDRVLGLCIAELLFRTFGTAGEGELSVRLNQLVSAETCAAVADELNLHLYIRTGADVKKLTGKRMMNVRADVVESLIAAIYLDGGLEVARRFILRYWQGRAVRADGAKRDAKTELQEWSHAKFGVTPIYRVDERSGPDHDPRFKVTVEVAGIKPETGVERSKRAAEQVAATKMLEREGIWQQSSAGN; translated from the coding sequence ATGAGCAAGGCGCAGACGCTTTCTGCGGCGGACCGCGCAAAGCTTGAAGGCCTGATCGGTCATGACTTCGCTGAAAAGGAACGCCTGGATCGCGCGCTGACCCATGCCAGCGCCCGCACCGAAAAGGGCGGCAATTACGAACGGCTGGAATTCCTCGGCGACAGGGTCCTTGGGCTCTGCATCGCCGAACTTCTGTTTCGCACCTTCGGAACGGCGGGAGAAGGCGAGCTCTCGGTTCGCCTCAACCAGCTCGTCAGCGCTGAAACCTGCGCCGCGGTCGCCGACGAACTCAATCTTCACCTCTATATCCGCACCGGCGCCGATGTGAAGAAATTGACCGGCAAGCGGATGATGAACGTGCGCGCCGACGTCGTCGAAAGCCTGATCGCCGCGATCTATCTCGACGGCGGCCTCGAAGTTGCCCGCCGGTTCATTCTGCGTTACTGGCAGGGCAGGGCAGTGCGGGCCGATGGCGCCAAGCGCGACGCCAAGACCGAGCTGCAGGAATGGTCGCACGCGAAATTCGGCGTCACGCCGATCTACCGGGTTGATGAACGCAGCGGACCGGATCATGATCCGCGCTTCAAGGTGACGGTGGAAGTTGCTGGCATTAAGCCTGAAACCGGCGTAGAGCGGTCGAAGCGTGCCGCCGAACAGGTCGCGGCAACGAAGATGCTCGAGCGCGAAGGCATTTGGCAGCAATCGTCTGCCGGAAACTGA
- a CDS encoding aldo/keto reductase, which translates to MLTKPASSTTMTLWNGREIPRLGMGCWAIGGPFFAGDTPLGWGDVDDDESVEAIHRAIELGIRFFDTASNYGAGHSEEVLGRAIGNRDDIIIATKFGFATDPETKQATGAFADEAFIRRSVETSLRRLKRDRLDLLQFHLNDFPLEQSDAVFDTLEALRAEGKIDAFGWSTDFPDRAARHAGRQGYVSIQHTMNVFEPVPEMISVIEGKGLMSINRGPLAMGLLTGKFTADKAVGAKDVRGAALDWMVYFKDGRIAPEFAARLDAVRDLLTSGGRTLTQGALAWLWARSPRTLPIPGFRTVAQVEENAGALEKGPLPTDVMAGIDAALART; encoded by the coding sequence ATGCTGACCAAGCCCGCATCATCGACAACGATGACGCTCTGGAACGGCCGCGAAATTCCGCGTCTCGGCATGGGATGCTGGGCGATCGGTGGTCCCTTCTTCGCCGGCGACACGCCGCTAGGCTGGGGTGATGTCGACGACGATGAATCCGTGGAAGCGATCCACCGTGCCATCGAACTCGGCATCCGCTTCTTCGACACGGCCTCGAACTACGGCGCTGGCCACTCGGAGGAAGTGCTCGGTCGGGCGATCGGCAATCGTGACGATATCATCATCGCCACCAAGTTCGGCTTCGCCACCGATCCGGAAACCAAGCAGGCAACCGGCGCCTTTGCCGATGAGGCCTTTATTCGCCGTTCGGTCGAGACCTCGCTGCGCCGCCTCAAGCGCGATCGCCTCGATCTCCTGCAGTTCCACCTCAATGATTTTCCGCTGGAACAGTCTGATGCCGTCTTCGATACGCTGGAGGCGCTGCGCGCCGAAGGCAAGATCGATGCGTTCGGCTGGAGTACCGATTTTCCCGATCGTGCCGCCCGCCATGCCGGCCGCCAGGGCTACGTCTCGATCCAGCATACGATGAACGTTTTCGAACCGGTGCCGGAGATGATCTCGGTGATCGAGGGGAAGGGCCTGATGTCAATCAATCGTGGTCCGCTGGCGATGGGGCTGCTGACCGGCAAGTTCACCGCCGACAAGGCAGTGGGCGCCAAGGATGTCCGTGGGGCGGCCCTCGACTGGATGGTCTATTTCAAGGACGGGCGTATTGCCCCGGAATTCGCCGCACGGCTCGATGCCGTCCGCGATCTGCTGACATCAGGCGGCCGCACGCTGACGCAGGGCGCGCTTGCGTGGCTCTGGGCACGCTCGCCGCGCACTCTTCCCATTCCGGGCTTCCGTACCGTTGCCCAGGTCGAGGAAAATGCCGGCGCGCTGGAGAAGGGACCACTGCCCACCGATGTCATGGCAGGCATCGATGCCGCACTCGCGCGCACGTGA
- the era gene encoding GTPase Era: protein MTQEEDIAAEAAAETNGPTHSGFVALIGPTNAGKSTLVNRLVGAKVSIVSHKVQTTRAIVRGIAIHDNAQIVFMDTPGIFKPRRRLDRAMVTSAWGGARDADLIVLLIDSERGLRGDAEAILEGLKEVRQPKILLLNKIDRVNREDLLALAAAANEKIAFERTFMISAENGSGCDDLMDYLAKTLPEGPWYYPEDQISDLPMRQLAAEITREKLFLRLHQELPYASHVETETWEERKDGSVRIEQVIYLERDSQKKIALGKGGETIKAISTASRKELSQILEQPVHLFLFVKVRENWGDDPERFREMGLDFPK from the coding sequence ATGACACAAGAAGAAGATATCGCGGCCGAAGCTGCCGCAGAAACCAATGGTCCGACGCATTCGGGCTTCGTCGCGTTGATCGGACCGACCAATGCCGGCAAGTCGACCCTGGTGAACCGCCTCGTCGGCGCCAAGGTCTCGATCGTCAGCCATAAGGTGCAGACGACGCGGGCCATCGTCCGCGGTATTGCGATCCACGACAATGCCCAGATCGTCTTCATGGATACGCCTGGTATCTTCAAGCCGCGGCGCCGGCTTGACCGCGCCATGGTGACCTCGGCCTGGGGCGGTGCGAGGGATGCCGATCTGATCGTACTGCTGATCGACAGCGAGCGCGGCCTGCGCGGCGATGCCGAAGCCATCCTCGAAGGCCTCAAGGAAGTCCGGCAGCCGAAGATCCTGCTGCTCAACAAGATCGACCGCGTCAACCGCGAGGATCTGCTGGCACTGGCCGCTGCCGCTAATGAGAAGATCGCTTTCGAGCGCACCTTCATGATATCAGCCGAAAACGGCTCCGGCTGCGACGACCTCATGGACTATCTGGCGAAAACGCTCCCGGAGGGGCCGTGGTACTATCCGGAAGACCAGATCTCCGATCTGCCGATGCGCCAACTCGCCGCCGAGATCACCCGCGAGAAACTGTTTCTGCGCCTGCACCAGGAGCTTCCCTATGCCTCGCATGTCGAAACAGAGACGTGGGAAGAGCGCAAGGACGGCTCGGTGCGGATCGAGCAGGTGATCTATCTCGAGCGCGACAGCCAGAAGAAGATCGCGCTCGGCAAGGGTGGTGAAACCATCAAGGCGATCTCGACTGCGTCGCGCAAGGAATTGTCGCAGATCCTCGAACAGCCGGTCCATCTCTTCCTGTTCGTCAAGGTTCGCGAGAATTGGGGGGATGATCCCGAGCGGTTCCGCGAAATGGGTCTCGATTTCCCGAAATAA
- a CDS encoding response regulator, producing MVYSQKVAEFTDSVPCGAPEGNDVGETAGALRQAPDEGHRIMSAIRVLVLEDSLIIAMEAEDILRLAGVESIDIVGSLEQARAAIAAERYDFALLDVNLGEGMSFGFARHLLDIGIPFGFVSGYSDTGDFPPDLQHIPLLVKPFDETAMGEFLQRLFPAVA from the coding sequence ATGGTTTATTCACAAAAGGTGGCGGAATTCACCGATAGCGTGCCATGCGGGGCACCGGAGGGCAATGATGTTGGCGAAACGGCCGGGGCGCTGCGACAGGCGCCCGACGAGGGGCATCGAATCATGAGCGCAATCCGTGTTCTGGTTCTTGAAGACAGTTTGATCATCGCGATGGAGGCGGAGGATATTCTGCGCCTGGCCGGCGTCGAGAGCATCGATATCGTCGGCAGTTTGGAACAGGCGAGGGCTGCCATCGCTGCGGAGAGATATGATTTCGCCCTTCTCGACGTCAATCTTGGCGAGGGCATGAGTTTCGGATTTGCCCGCCATCTTCTCGATATCGGCATCCCTTTCGGCTTCGTCAGCGGCTATTCCGATACCGGCGATTTCCCGCCCGACCTGCAGCACATACCGCTTCTGGTGAAGCCGTTCGACGAAACGGCGATGGGGGAATTCCTGCAGAGGCTTTTCCCGGCTGTCGCCTGA
- a CDS encoding LabA-like NYN domain-containing protein, with translation MFDPREKIALFIDGANLYAASKSLGFDIDYRKLLKAFQKRGYLLRAYYYTALIEDQEYSSIRPLIDWLDYNGYKVVTKPAKEFTDSMGRRKIKGNMDIELAIDAMEQSETVDHLVIFSGDGDFTNLVEALQRRGRKVSVISTMATQPPMIADDLRRQADHFIDLLSLKAEIGRDPSERAPRPAEVAPVSDLED, from the coding sequence ATGTTTGACCCACGCGAAAAAATTGCACTCTTCATTGACGGCGCCAATCTCTACGCTGCATCCAAGAGCCTCGGCTTTGACATAGATTACCGCAAGCTGTTGAAAGCGTTCCAGAAACGCGGATATCTGCTGCGCGCGTATTATTATACCGCTCTGATCGAAGATCAGGAATATTCATCGATCCGGCCTCTGATCGACTGGCTCGACTACAATGGCTACAAAGTCGTCACCAAGCCCGCAAAGGAATTCACGGATTCCATGGGCCGCCGAAAGATCAAGGGCAACATGGATATCGAGCTTGCCATCGACGCCATGGAACAGTCCGAAACGGTTGATCATCTCGTCATCTTCTCGGGCGATGGTGATTTCACGAACCTGGTCGAGGCGTTGCAGCGCAGGGGCCGCAAGGTCTCGGTGATCTCGACCATGGCGACCCAGCCGCCGATGATCGCCGACGACCTGCGCCGGCAGGCCGATCATTTCATCGATCTCTTATCTCTAAAGGCTGAAATCGGTCGTGATCCCTCCGAGCGGGCGCCACGCCCGGCCGAAGTTGCGCCGGTCAGCGATCTCGAGGATTGA
- the recO gene encoding DNA repair protein RecO: MQWQDHAIILGVKRHGETSVIVEVMTRDRGRHLGLVRSGRSRAMQPVLQAGNAVEVIWRARLDEHLGEFRVEPLTLRAARLMETATAVYGVQAMGALLRLLPERDPHPHLFDALEVILDHLHNPADAGELFVRFELAVLNDLGFGLDLAECAATGTRSDLVYVSPKSGRAVSRAAGAPWADKMLLLPPFLSIEGNHAADFESLSAAFRLTGFFLHRHVYEPRGIESVAARDGFVQAALKALNPTPRTLSGPNSVSA, encoded by the coding sequence ATGCAGTGGCAGGACCATGCGATCATCCTGGGCGTCAAGCGCCACGGGGAGACGAGCGTCATCGTCGAGGTGATGACGCGTGATCGCGGCCGCCATCTCGGCCTGGTGCGCTCTGGACGCTCGCGCGCCATGCAGCCGGTGTTGCAGGCGGGCAATGCCGTGGAAGTCATCTGGCGTGCCCGGCTCGATGAGCATCTCGGCGAATTCCGCGTCGAGCCGCTGACGCTGCGCGCTGCCCGGCTGATGGAAACGGCGACCGCCGTCTACGGTGTCCAGGCGATGGGGGCGCTGCTGCGGCTACTGCCGGAGCGTGACCCGCATCCGCACCTCTTCGATGCGCTTGAGGTCATCCTCGATCACCTGCACAACCCGGCCGATGCCGGCGAACTCTTCGTGCGTTTCGAGCTTGCGGTGCTGAATGATCTCGGCTTCGGCCTCGATCTTGCCGAATGCGCCGCGACCGGCACCCGTTCCGATCTCGTCTATGTCTCGCCGAAATCCGGCCGCGCCGTCAGCCGCGCCGCTGGTGCGCCCTGGGCGGACAAGATGCTGCTCCTGCCGCCGTTCCTCAGCATCGAAGGCAATCATGCGGCCGACTTCGAAAGTCTCTCAGCCGCATTCCGTCTGACAGGGTTCTTTCTGCATCGCCATGTCTACGAGCCGCGCGGCATCGAATCTGTAGCTGCCCGCGACGGCTTCGTTCAGGCGGCACTCAAGGCGCTTAATCCAACTCCACGGACGCTTTCAGGTCCGAACAGTGTTTCCGCCTGA
- a CDS encoding DUF2062 domain-containing protein, with amino-acid sequence MLFRRRKPAGFKEKMRELLWPRKGFLRPIRYLTMRVLRLSASPHAVAAGVAAGVFVSWTPFIGVHFVMAFVITYFLSGSMVAAALGCAAFGNPLTYPFIWGITWEIGHLLLSREDHLAGQTVDLAALFHKLNFTELWKPVLEPMLVGAIPPATVTSVALYALTFYTVKGFQTRRHIRLLERARLRLAVPAGDMPSI; translated from the coding sequence ATGTTGTTTCGCCGTCGAAAGCCTGCGGGATTTAAGGAAAAGATGCGGGAGCTTTTATGGCCTCGCAAAGGTTTCCTTCGCCCGATCCGTTACCTGACAATGCGCGTCCTGCGCTTGAGCGCTTCGCCGCATGCGGTTGCCGCCGGCGTTGCTGCGGGTGTCTTCGTCTCGTGGACGCCTTTCATCGGCGTGCATTTTGTCATGGCTTTCGTCATCACCTATTTCCTCTCCGGCAGCATGGTGGCCGCCGCTCTTGGTTGCGCCGCCTTCGGCAATCCGCTGACCTATCCCTTCATCTGGGGGATCACCTGGGAGATCGGACATCTGCTGTTGAGCCGCGAGGATCACCTGGCCGGTCAGACGGTGGATCTCGCCGCCCTTTTTCACAAGCTGAACTTCACTGAGCTATGGAAACCGGTGCTGGAGCCGATGCTGGTCGGCGCCATTCCGCCGGCGACCGTCACCTCCGTTGCGCTCTATGCGTTGACGTTCTACACCGTCAAGGGGTTTCAGACGCGCCGCCATATACGACTGCTGGAGCGGGCGCGTCTGCGTCTTGCCGTTCCAGCCGGCGACATGCCGAGCATATGA
- the lepB gene encoding signal peptidase I: MSEKVEAKPNALWENIKVIIQALILAMVIRTVLFQPFTIPSGSMMPTLLVGDYIFVNKFAYGYSKYSLPFSPDVFSGRLFGADPKRGDIVVFRFPPNPEIDYIKRCIGLPGDHIQVTDGVLYVNGKPVPKVADGSFTSDYKLDPGADVPVFRETLDSGKTYDTLDQSPVSRGDNTREFIVPEGHYFMMGDNRDNSLDSRFDVGFVPAENLVGRASVIFFSLGNDTSFREIWKWPTNMRWDRLFKVVE, encoded by the coding sequence GTGTCCGAAAAAGTCGAAGCCAAGCCGAACGCCCTCTGGGAAAATATCAAAGTCATCATCCAGGCGCTGATTTTGGCGATGGTGATCCGAACGGTGCTATTCCAGCCCTTTACCATTCCATCCGGTTCGATGATGCCGACGCTGCTCGTCGGCGACTACATCTTCGTGAACAAGTTCGCTTACGGCTATTCGAAATATTCGCTGCCCTTCTCGCCTGATGTCTTCAGCGGCCGCCTGTTCGGCGCCGATCCGAAGCGTGGCGACATCGTCGTCTTCCGCTTCCCGCCAAACCCCGAGATCGACTACATCAAGCGCTGCATCGGCCTGCCGGGCGACCATATCCAGGTTACCGACGGCGTGCTCTACGTCAACGGCAAGCCGGTTCCGAAGGTGGCGGACGGCAGCTTCACCTCGGATTACAAGCTTGATCCGGGCGCGGATGTGCCGGTGTTCCGCGAAACGCTCGACAGCGGCAAGACCTACGACACGCTTGATCAGTCTCCGGTGTCGCGCGGCGATAACACTCGCGAATTCATCGTGCCGGAAGGCCATTATTTCATGATGGGCGATAACCGGGACAACTCGCTCGACAGCCGCTTCGACGTCGGCTTCGTGCCTGCCGAAAATCTTGTCGGCCGCGCCAGCGTCATCTTCTTTTCGCTCGGCAACGATACCTCCTTCCGCGAAATTTGGAAGTGGCCGACGAACATGCGTTGGGACCGCCTCTTCAAGGTTGTTGAATGA
- a CDS encoding Crp/Fnr family transcriptional regulator: protein MATPRPINSFKTPCEQCPLRPLPHFREFSRDELEFVSSFKRGELAVDAGSTILVEGAHSAHLFTVLAGWGFRYKMLEDGRRQILNYIMPGDLVGLQGTIAGEMQHSVEALSPVSLCVFERDRLMTLYNKHASLAFDITWIAAREERILDEHLLSIGRRTALERAAYLIAFLFERGRKLNIFNGRKFIPITQQHIADTLGLSIVHTNKTLKKLSERGLIRWQERGCEVLNGEELMAISGWEGLGEGKRPFI, encoded by the coding sequence ATGGCGACGCCGAGACCCATCAATTCTTTCAAGACCCCTTGCGAGCAATGTCCCTTGCGGCCTCTGCCGCATTTCAGGGAGTTCAGCCGTGACGAGCTGGAGTTCGTCTCGAGCTTCAAGAGGGGTGAGCTTGCCGTCGATGCCGGCTCGACGATCCTCGTCGAGGGCGCACATAGCGCTCATCTCTTCACGGTGCTCGCCGGCTGGGGCTTCCGCTACAAGATGCTGGAGGACGGGCGCCGTCAGATTCTGAATTATATCATGCCGGGCGACCTGGTCGGCCTGCAGGGAACGATTGCCGGTGAGATGCAGCATTCAGTCGAAGCGCTTTCGCCCGTGTCCCTTTGTGTCTTCGAGCGCGACAGGCTGATGACGCTCTACAACAAGCACGCCTCGCTCGCCTTCGACATCACCTGGATCGCCGCGCGCGAGGAGCGCATCCTGGATGAGCATCTCTTGAGCATCGGCCGCCGCACGGCGCTGGAACGAGCAGCCTACCTGATCGCTTTCCTGTTCGAGCGCGGCCGGAAGCTCAATATCTTCAACGGCCGCAAATTCATCCCCATCACCCAGCAGCACATTGCCGACACGCTCGGTCTTTCCATCGTTCATACCAACAAGACTTTGAAAAAGCTCAGCGAACGTGGATTGATCCGCTGGCAGGAGCGCGGCTGCGAGGTGCTGAACGGCGAGGAATTGATGGCGATATCAGGCTGGGAAGGGCTCGGAGAGGGCAAACGCCCCTTCATCTAA
- a CDS encoding RelA/SpoT family protein, with amino-acid sequence MMRQYELVERVQQYKPDANEALLNKAYVYAMQKHGQQKRASGDPYISHPLEVAAILTDMHLDESTIAVALLHDTIEDTTATRAEIDELFGEDIGRLVEGLTKIKKLDLVTKKAKQAENLRKLLLAISDDVRVLLVKLADRLHNMRTLDHMSADKRARISEETMEIYAPLAGRMGMQDMREELEELSFRHMNPEAYETVTKRLEELSKRNEGIVKKIEAELRDLLVASGLTSAYVKGRQKKPYSVFRKMQSKSLSFEQLSDVYGFRLIVEDIPSCYRALGIVHTRWRVVPGRFKDYISTPKQNDYRSLHTTIVGPSSQRIELQIRTKRMHEIAEFGIAAHTLYKDGATNADGDILSRESNAYSWLRHTIEALAEGDSPEEFLEHTKLELFQDQVFCFTPKGKLIALPRGATPIDFAYAVHTNIGDTTVGAKINGRIMPLVTRLANGDEVEIIRSGVQVPPAAWEEIVVTGKARAAIRRATRMAIRKQYAGLGHRILERTFNRAGKIFSREAMKPALHRLGQKDVEDAIAAVGRGEMSSLDVLRAVYPDHQDERVTVKPSGDDGWFNVRSAAGMIFKIPGKTKAGHDGGHSEIDTDADIGPIRGLSGNVDVKFAPTGAVPGDRIVGIMDQGKGITIYPIQSPSLQRFDDQPNRWIDVRWDLDEANKSRFMARIMVNGLNEPGTLAKVAQTVAGLDVNIRLLNTVRVAADFTEMMLEVEVWDLRQLNQLLAQMKELDCIATVRRLYE; translated from the coding sequence ATGATGCGGCAGTACGAGCTCGTGGAGCGGGTTCAGCAATACAAGCCCGATGCCAATGAAGCACTGCTGAACAAAGCCTATGTTTATGCCATGCAGAAACATGGCCAGCAAAAGCGCGCGAGCGGCGATCCCTATATTTCCCATCCGCTCGAGGTCGCCGCCATCCTCACCGACATGCACCTCGATGAATCGACGATCGCGGTCGCCCTTCTGCACGATACCATCGAGGATACGACGGCGACGCGCGCCGAAATCGATGAACTGTTCGGCGAGGATATCGGCCGCCTGGTCGAGGGTCTGACGAAGATCAAGAAGCTCGATCTCGTCACCAAGAAGGCAAAGCAAGCGGAGAACCTGCGCAAGCTGCTGCTCGCCATTTCCGACGATGTGCGCGTGCTGCTCGTCAAGCTTGCCGATCGTCTTCACAATATGCGCACCCTCGATCACATGTCGGCCGACAAGCGTGCCCGCATCTCCGAGGAGACGATGGAAATCTATGCGCCGCTCGCCGGCCGCATGGGCATGCAGGACATGCGCGAGGAACTCGAGGAGCTCTCCTTCCGGCATATGAACCCGGAAGCCTACGAGACCGTCACCAAAAGGCTGGAAGAGCTTTCTAAGCGCAACGAGGGCATCGTCAAGAAGATCGAGGCCGAGCTACGCGACCTTTTGGTCGCAAGCGGCCTGACCAGCGCCTACGTCAAGGGCCGGCAAAAGAAGCCCTATTCGGTCTTCCGCAAGATGCAGTCGAAGTCGCTTTCGTTCGAGCAGCTTTCCGATGTCTACGGCTTCCGCCTGATCGTCGAGGATATCCCTTCCTGTTATCGGGCGCTTGGCATCGTCCACACGCGCTGGCGCGTCGTGCCCGGCCGCTTCAAGGACTATATCTCGACGCCGAAGCAGAACGATTACCGTTCGCTGCACACCACCATCGTCGGTCCTTCCAGCCAGCGCATCGAACTGCAGATCCGCACCAAGCGCATGCACGAGATCGCCGAATTCGGCATCGCCGCCCACACGCTCTATAAGGACGGCGCCACCAATGCCGATGGCGACATCCTTTCTCGCGAATCCAATGCCTATTCCTGGCTGCGCCATACGATCGAGGCGCTCGCCGAGGGTGACAGCCCGGAAGAATTCCTCGAGCACACCAAGCTCGAGCTGTTCCAGGACCAGGTCTTCTGCTTCACGCCGAAGGGCAAGCTGATTGCCTTGCCGCGTGGCGCCACCCCGATCGATTTCGCCTATGCGGTGCACACCAATATCGGCGATACCACGGTGGGCGCCAAGATCAACGGCCGCATCATGCCGCTGGTGACGCGGCTTGCAAATGGCGACGAGGTCGAGATCATCCGGTCCGGCGTGCAGGTTCCGCCGGCCGCCTGGGAGGAGATTGTCGTGACCGGCAAGGCGCGCGCCGCCATCCGCCGGGCCACCCGCATGGCGATCCGCAAGCAATATGCCGGCCTCGGCCACCGCATTCTCGAGCGCACCTTCAATAGGGCCGGCAAGATCTTCTCGCGCGAGGCGATGAAGCCGGCGCTGCACCGTCTCGGCCAGAAGGATGTCGAGGATGCGATCGCCGCTGTCGGCCGAGGCGAAATGTCTTCGCTAGACGTGCTGCGCGCCGTCTATCCCGATCATCAGGACGAGCGCGTCACCGTGAAGCCCTCCGGCGACGACGGTTGGTTCAACGTCCGCAGCGCCGCCGGCATGATCTTCAAGATCCCCGGCAAGACCAAGGCAGGGCACGATGGCGGCCATTCGGAAATCGACACTGACGCCGATATCGGGCCTATCCGCGGCCTGTCCGGCAATGTCGACGTCAAGTTCGCGCCGACCGGCGCCGTGCCCGGCGATCGCATCGTCGGCATCATGGACCAAGGTAAGGGCATCACCATCTATCCGATTCAGTCGCCGAGTCTGCAGCGTTTCGACGATCAGCCCAACCGCTGGATCGACGTGCGCTGGGATCTCGACGAAGCCAATAAGTCGCGTTTCATGGCGCGTATCATGGTGAATGGGCTGAATGAACCGGGCACGCTTGCCAAGGTCGCCCAGACGGTCGCAGGCCTCGACGTCAATATCCGTTTGCTGAATACTGTGCGGGTGGCGGCCGATTTCACCGAAATGATGCTCGAGGTCGAGGTCTGGGACCTGCGTCAGCTCAACCAGTTGCTCGCCCAGATGAAGGAACTGGATTGCATCGCCACGGTCCGCCGGCTCTACGAGTAA
- the acpS gene encoding holo-ACP synthase: MIIGIGSDLIDIRRVEKSIERFGERFTHRCFTEIERARSDKRANRAASYAKRFAAKEACSKALGTGIAQGVFWKDMGVVNLPSGKPTMILSGAAALILESLLPAGHRPAIHLTITDDYPLAQAFVIIEALPESL; the protein is encoded by the coding sequence ATGATCATCGGCATTGGCAGCGATCTGATCGACATTCGCCGTGTCGAGAAATCCATCGAGCGCTTCGGCGAGCGCTTCACCCATCGCTGCTTCACCGAAATCGAGCGCGCCCGTTCAGATAAGCGGGCAAACCGTGCCGCATCCTATGCCAAGCGTTTCGCCGCCAAGGAGGCCTGTTCCAAGGCGCTCGGCACCGGCATAGCGCAGGGCGTCTTTTGGAAAGACATGGGCGTCGTCAACCTGCCGAGCGGCAAGCCGACCATGATTTTATCGGGCGCCGCCGCGCTGATCCTCGAATCGCTGCTGCCCGCGGGCCACAGGCCCGCCATTCATTTGACAATAACGGATGATTATCCCTTGGCGCAGGCCTTCGTCATTATTGAGGCGTTGCCCGAGAGCCTCTGA
- the rpoZ gene encoding DNA-directed RNA polymerase subunit omega produces the protein MARVTVEDCIDKVENRFELVLLASHRARLISQGASITIDRDNDKNPVVALREIADETLSPDDLKEDLIHSLQKHVEVDEPEPDPASMIAAGGVAAADSEEQDDVPETITFDQMSEEELLAGIEGLVPPEKSDDY, from the coding sequence ATGGCCCGTGTCACAGTTGAAGATTGCATCGACAAGGTGGAGAACCGCTTCGAGCTGGTTCTGCTCGCCAGCCACCGCGCCCGGCTGATTTCCCAGGGTGCCTCGATCACCATCGATCGCGACAACGACAAGAATCCTGTGGTGGCCCTGCGCGAAATTGCCGATGAGACGCTTTCGCCCGATGACCTCAAGGAAGATTTGATCCATTCGCTGCAGAAGCATGTCGAAGTCGACGAGCCTGAGCCCGATCCGGCAAGCATGATCGCTGCCGGCGGTGTCGCCGCAGCCGACAGCGAAGAGCAGGACGACGTGCCGGAGACGATCACTTTCGACCAGATGTCGGAAGAAGAGCTGCTCGCCGGCATCGAAGGCCTGGTGCCGCCGGAAAAGAGCGACGACTACTAA
- a CDS encoding DUF3563 family protein, with the protein MFGPIKKFARAFRAPTTQEREMAYLDGSFDRIDLEFRQRQVDRGLFRNR; encoded by the coding sequence ATGTTTGGCCCTATCAAGAAATTCGCTCGTGCCTTTCGCGCTCCGACCACGCAGGAACGTGAAATGGCATATTTGGATGGCTCGTTCGATCGTATCGACCTCGAGTTTCGTCAGCGCCAGGTCGATCGCGGTCTGTTCCGCAATCGCTGA